A section of the Rhodobacter sp. genome encodes:
- a CDS encoding N-formylglutamate amidohydrolase, with product MDTARLAADRFPAHVEAWGADGGAGRDDRPAGLVLICEHGSNALAIDRPDLGGDLGIDAATRVSHAAWDIGALGLARGLARRLAPATQGAVLVHAPLSRLVYDLNRAPDHPGAMPARSEVYDIPGNRDLTAAQRLARTQAVCLPFHATLHAEIAQLVALGRRPALIAVHSFTPVYFGARRSVEFGVIPDEDPRLSLAVMDAARGCGLDTRLNEPYAAAGEVTHTIRLHAVPMRLANTMIEVRNDLIATPAAQEAMADRLAPVLARALAG from the coding sequence ATGGATACCGCACGCCTCGCCGCCGACCGATTTCCCGCCCATGTCGAAGCCTGGGGGGCGGACGGCGGTGCCGGGCGCGACGACCGCCCGGCCGGACTGGTCCTGATCTGCGAGCATGGTTCGAACGCGCTTGCGATCGACCGGCCCGACCTGGGCGGCGATCTGGGTATCGACGCGGCCACGCGGGTTTCGCACGCGGCCTGGGATATCGGCGCGCTGGGGCTGGCGCGCGGGTTGGCACGGCGTCTGGCCCCCGCGACGCAGGGCGCCGTGCTGGTGCATGCGCCGCTCTCGCGCCTGGTGTATGACCTGAACCGCGCGCCCGATCATCCGGGCGCGATGCCCGCCCGCTCGGAGGTCTACGACATTCCCGGCAACCGCGACCTGACAGCGGCACAGCGCCTGGCACGGACCCAGGCGGTCTGCCTGCCCTTTCACGCCACGCTGCACGCCGAGATCGCGCAACTGGTCGCGCTGGGCCGCCGGCCCGCGCTGATCGCGGTGCATTCGTTCACGCCGGTCTATTTCGGCGCGCGTCGCAGCGTCGAATTCGGCGTGATTCCCGACGAGGACCCGCGCCTGAGCCTGGCGGTGATGGACGCCGCGCGGGGCTGCGGGTTGGACACGCGGCTGAACGAACCCTACGCGGCGGCGGGCGAGGTCACCCACACCATTCGCCTGCACGCCGTGCCGATGCGGCTGGCCAACACGATGATCGAGGTGCGCAACGACCTGATCGCGACCCCGGCCGCGCAGGAGGCGATGGCGGATCGGCTGGCGCCGGTTCTGGCGCGCGCCCTCGCCGGATGA
- the carB gene encoding carbamoyl-phosphate synthase large subunit — MPKRTDISSIMIIGAGPIVIGQACEFDYSGAQACKALREEGYRVILVNSNPATIMTDPQLADATYIEPITPEVVAKIIEKERPDALLPTMGGQTGLNTALALADLGVLDKFGVQLIGANREAIEMAEDRKLFREAMDRIGLENPKATIVAAPKLPNGRYDVSAGVRQAMVDLDHIGLPAIIRPAFTLGGTGGGVAYNRDDYEAIVRSGLDASPVAQVLIDESLLGWKEYEMEVVRDKADNAIIVCSIENVDPMGVHTGDSITVAPALTLTDKEYQIMRNGSIAVLREIGVETGGSNVQWAINPKDGRMVVIEMNPRVSRSSALASKATGFPIAKIAAKLAVGYTLDELDNDITKVTPASFEPTIDYVVTKIPRFAFEKFPGSKPDLTTAMKSVGEAMAIGRTIHESLQKALASLETGLAGFDEIAIPGAPDRAAISAALSKATPDRLRVIAQAMRHGFTDDEILAITAFDPWFLARIREIVETEDTVRANGLPTDTDGIRALKMMGFTDARLAALSGKSETEVRRARLAANVTAVFKRIDTCAAEFEAQTPYMYSTYEMPAMGEVECEARPSTRKKVVILGGGPNRIGQGIEFDYCCCHACYALTDAGYETIMVNCNPETVSTDYDTSDRLYFEPLTLEHVLEILRVEQSNGTLHGVIVQFGGQTPLKLANALHDEGIPILGTSPDAIDLAEDRERFQKLLNDLGLKQPINGIASSDEQAIAIAERIGFPLVIRPSYVLGGRAMEIVRDMDQLKRYITTAVDVSGKNPVLLDSYLSGAIEVDVDALSDGKTVHVAGIMEHIEEAGVHSGDSACCLPPHSLGADLVDEMKRQAEQMARALGVIGLMNVQFAIKDGVIYVLEVNPRASRTVPFVAKATDSAIASIAARLMAGEPMSAFPLRAPYPAGVGPDSPMPLADPNTLADPITPWFSVKEAVLPFARFPGVDTLLGPEMRSTGEVMGWDRTFALAFLKAQMGAGTHLPEDGRVFVSVRDADKTVALAGAMRDLAGLGFEIVATGGTAKWLDAEGIATTLVAKVYEGRPNIVDRLKNDDIALVFNTTEGAQAVEDSRDIRRVALMDKIPYFTTAAGAIAATAAMLARREGYGVRTLQG, encoded by the coding sequence ATGCCGAAGAGAACCGATATCTCGTCCATCATGATCATCGGCGCGGGGCCCATCGTCATCGGTCAGGCGTGCGAGTTCGACTACTCGGGCGCCCAGGCCTGCAAGGCGCTGCGCGAGGAAGGCTATCGGGTCATCCTGGTCAACTCGAACCCGGCCACGATCATGACCGACCCGCAACTTGCGGATGCCACCTATATCGAGCCGATCACCCCCGAAGTCGTCGCCAAGATCATCGAAAAGGAACGCCCCGACGCGCTGTTGCCGACGATGGGCGGGCAGACCGGCCTGAACACCGCGCTGGCCCTGGCGGACCTGGGCGTGCTGGACAAGTTCGGCGTGCAACTGATCGGCGCGAACCGCGAGGCCATCGAAATGGCCGAGGACCGCAAGCTGTTCCGCGAGGCGATGGACCGAATCGGGCTGGAAAACCCCAAGGCGACCATCGTGGCGGCGCCCAAGCTGCCGAACGGAAGATACGATGTTTCGGCGGGCGTGCGTCAGGCGATGGTGGACCTCGACCATATCGGCCTGCCGGCGATCATCCGCCCTGCCTTTACCCTGGGCGGCACGGGCGGCGGCGTGGCGTACAACCGCGACGATTACGAAGCCATCGTGCGCTCGGGCCTCGATGCCTCGCCGGTGGCGCAGGTGCTGATCGACGAAAGCCTGCTGGGATGGAAAGAATACGAGATGGAGGTCGTCCGCGACAAGGCGGACAACGCGATCATCGTCTGTTCCATCGAAAACGTCGATCCGATGGGCGTGCACACGGGCGATTCGATCACCGTCGCCCCGGCGCTGACGCTGACGGACAAGGAATACCAGATCATGCGCAACGGCTCGATCGCCGTGCTGCGCGAGATCGGCGTGGAAACCGGCGGGTCGAACGTGCAATGGGCGATCAACCCGAAAGACGGCCGCATGGTCGTGATCGAGATGAACCCCCGCGTGTCGCGATCCTCGGCGCTGGCGTCCAAGGCCACCGGCTTCCCCATCGCCAAGATCGCGGCGAAACTGGCGGTGGGCTACACGCTGGACGAGCTGGACAACGACATCACCAAGGTGACGCCGGCCAGCTTCGAACCGACCATCGACTATGTCGTGACCAAGATCCCGCGCTTTGCGTTCGAGAAATTCCCCGGTTCGAAACCCGACCTGACCACGGCGATGAAATCCGTGGGCGAGGCGATGGCCATCGGCCGCACAATCCACGAATCGCTGCAAAAGGCGCTGGCCTCGCTGGAGACCGGGCTGGCGGGCTTTGACGAGATCGCAATCCCCGGCGCGCCGGACCGGGCCGCCATCTCGGCCGCACTGTCCAAGGCCACGCCCGACCGGCTGCGGGTGATCGCCCAGGCCATGCGGCACGGGTTCACCGATGACGAGATCCTGGCAATCACCGCCTTCGACCCCTGGTTCCTGGCCCGTATCCGCGAAATCGTCGAGACCGAGGACACGGTGCGCGCCAACGGCCTGCCCACCGACACCGACGGCATCCGCGCGTTGAAAATGATGGGCTTCACCGACGCCCGGCTGGCCGCGTTGTCCGGCAAGTCGGAGACCGAGGTGCGCCGCGCGCGCCTGGCCGCGAACGTGACCGCCGTGTTCAAGCGCATCGACACCTGCGCCGCCGAATTCGAAGCCCAGACGCCCTATATGTATTCGACCTATGAAATGCCCGCGATGGGCGAGGTCGAATGCGAGGCGCGCCCATCGACCCGCAAGAAGGTGGTGATCCTGGGCGGCGGTCCGAACCGGATCGGTCAGGGGATCGAGTTCGACTATTGCTGCTGTCACGCCTGCTATGCGCTGACCGACGCCGGCTATGAGACGATCATGGTCAACTGCAACCCTGAAACGGTTTCGACAGACTACGACACCTCGGACCGGCTGTATTTCGAGCCGCTCACGCTGGAGCATGTGCTGGAAATCCTGCGCGTCGAACAGTCGAACGGCACGCTGCACGGGGTGATCGTGCAATTCGGCGGCCAGACCCCGCTGAAGCTGGCCAACGCGCTGCACGACGAGGGGATCCCGATCCTCGGCACCTCGCCCGATGCCATCGACCTGGCCGAGGACCGCGAGCGGTTCCAGAAGCTGCTGAACGACCTGGGTCTGAAACAGCCGATCAACGGCATCGCCTCGTCCGACGAACAGGCGATCGCCATAGCCGAGCGCATCGGCTTCCCGCTGGTCATCCGCCCCAGCTATGTGCTGGGCGGCCGGGCGATGGAAATCGTGCGCGACATGGATCAGTTGAAACGCTATATCACCACCGCCGTGGATGTTTCGGGCAAGAACCCGGTGCTGCTGGACAGCTATCTGTCCGGCGCGATCGAGGTCGATGTGGACGCGCTGTCGGATGGCAAGACCGTGCATGTCGCCGGCATCATGGAACACATCGAGGAAGCGGGCGTCCATTCGGGCGATTCGGCCTGCTGCCTGCCGCCGCATTCGCTGGGTGCGGACCTGGTGGACGAAATGAAGCGGCAGGCCGAACAGATGGCGCGGGCGCTGGGTGTCATCGGCCTCATGAACGTGCAATTCGCGATCAAGGACGGCGTGATCTATGTGCTCGAGGTGAACCCGCGCGCCTCGCGCACGGTGCCCTTCGTCGCCAAGGCGACCGACAGCGCCATCGCCTCGATCGCCGCGCGGCTGATGGCTGGCGAACCGATGTCGGCCTTCCCGCTGCGCGCGCCCTACCCCGCCGGCGTGGGCCCCGACAGCCCGATGCCGCTGGCCGACCCGAACACGCTGGCCGATCCGATCACCCCCTGGTTCAGCGTCAAGGAAGCGGTGCTGCCCTTTGCACGCTTCCCGGGCGTGGACACGTTGCTGGGGCCGGAAATGCGCTCGACCGGCGAGGTGATGGGCTGGGACCGCACCTTTGCGCTGGCCTTTCTGAAGGCGCAGATGGGTGCCGGCACGCATCTGCCCGAGGACGGGCGGGTGTTCGTCTCGGTGCGTGACGCCGACAAGACGGTGGCCCTGGCGGGTGCGATGCGCGATCTCGCCGGGCTGGGATTCGAGATCGTCGCAACCGGCGGCACCGCGAAATGGCTGGACGCCGAGGGCATCGCGACGACCCTGGTCGCCAAGGTCTACGAAGGCCGGCCGAACATCGTGGACCGGTTGAAGAACGACGATATCGCGCTGGTTTTCAACACCACCGAAGGCGCGCAGGCGGTCGAGGACAGCCGCGACATCCGGCGTGTCGCGCTGATGGACAAGATCCCCTATTTCACCACCGCCGCCGGCGCCATCGCCGCCACCGCAGCGATGCTGGCCCGGCGCGAGGGCTACGGGGTGCGGACCCTTCAGGGCTGA
- a CDS encoding flagellar basal body L-ring protein FlgH — MRRLLLILPLAACSDLAEVGRPPAFSPLDPQLEHHALYNVPLPEVTERARAVDTASLWTASQRSLFGDRRASQPGDILTVVIEINDSAQISNSSQRGRSGSQSMGVPQFLGIPQAIDAQLPTGASMANAVSVDSATNFQGQGSVSRNEQLTLRVATTIIERLPNGVLRIEGSQEVRVNNELRELIVTGYIRPEDISRRNEIAYDRIAGARISYGGRGQISQMQQPAYGQQIADIILPF, encoded by the coding sequence ATGCGCCGCCTGCTTCTGATCCTTCCGCTCGCCGCCTGTTCGGACCTTGCCGAGGTCGGGCGCCCGCCCGCGTTCTCGCCGCTGGACCCGCAGCTCGAACACCACGCGCTTTACAACGTCCCGCTGCCCGAGGTGACCGAGCGCGCGCGCGCCGTGGACACGGCTTCGTTGTGGACGGCCAGCCAGCGGTCGCTGTTCGGCGACAGGCGCGCCAGCCAGCCGGGCGACATCCTGACCGTGGTGATCGAGATCAACGATTCCGCGCAGATTTCGAACTCCAGCCAGCGCGGGCGCAGCGGGTCGCAAAGCATGGGCGTGCCCCAGTTCCTGGGCATTCCCCAGGCGATCGACGCGCAGCTACCGACCGGCGCCAGCATGGCGAACGCGGTATCGGTCGATTCCGCCACCAACTTTCAGGGCCAGGGCAGCGTCAGCCGGAACGAACAGCTGACCCTGCGTGTCGCCACAACGATCATCGAGCGCCTGCCCAACGGTGTGCTCAGGATCGAGGGCAGCCAGGAGGTGCGGGTGAACAACGAACTGCGCGAGTTGATCGTCACGGGCTACATCCGCCCCGAAGACATCTCGCGGCGCAACGAGATCGCCTATGACCGGATCGCCGGCGCGCGCATCAGCTATGGCGGGCGCGGCCAGATCTCGCAGATGCAGCAACCCGCCTATGGCCAACAGATCGCCGACATCATCCTGCCGTTCTGA
- the flgA gene encoding flagellar basal body P-ring formation protein FlgA, with amino-acid sequence MRVLILLLVLAAPAQADVLLAGRTLRAGTLVEPADVVIASDSAPPGAATTPDEAIGLEARVTLYAGRPIPLASLGPPAVVERNQLVTLIFRRGGLDIRADGRALGRGAEGDAIRIMNLGSRSTVSGTVTGPGLVSVP; translated from the coding sequence ATGCGCGTCCTGATCCTTCTGCTGGTCCTCGCCGCCCCGGCGCAGGCTGATGTGCTGCTGGCGGGCCGCACGTTGCGCGCCGGCACGTTGGTCGAACCGGCCGATGTGGTGATCGCCAGCGATTCCGCCCCACCGGGCGCCGCCACCACCCCCGACGAAGCGATCGGTCTCGAGGCCCGCGTCACGCTCTACGCCGGCCGGCCGATCCCGCTGGCCAGCCTGGGTCCGCCGGCCGTGGTGGAACGCAACCAGCTGGTCACGCTGATCTTCCGGCGCGGGGGCCTGGATATCCGCGCGGATGGCCGTGCGCTGGGCCGCGGGGCCGAGGGCGACGCGATCCGCATCATGAACCTGGGCTCGCGCAGCACGGTGTCCGGCACGGTGACCGGTCCCGGGCTGGTGAGCGTGCCATGA
- a CDS encoding flagellar basal body-associated FliL family protein, protein MKKLLPILLLLVGLGAGGGVGWVLRPATDHTPAAAAHGETEGHAAQAESTGHDAPVYQPAPADTETVRLPNQFVVPVIVDGRVTSMVVIGLALDLAPGHDFNLSRDEPRLRAVFLQLLFDHANIGGFNGLFTSGEALLALRRTLIEAARREIGPAVHDVLITELLRQES, encoded by the coding sequence ATGAAAAAGCTCCTGCCCATCCTGTTGCTTCTGGTCGGTCTCGGCGCCGGGGGGGGTGTCGGATGGGTCCTGAGACCCGCGACGGATCACACCCCCGCGGCCGCCGCCCACGGCGAGACCGAAGGACACGCCGCCCAGGCCGAGAGCACCGGGCATGACGCGCCTGTCTATCAGCCCGCGCCCGCCGACACCGAGACCGTCCGCCTGCCCAACCAGTTCGTGGTGCCGGTGATCGTGGACGGGCGCGTGACCTCGATGGTGGTGATCGGCCTGGCGCTGGACCTGGCCCCGGGGCATGATTTCAACCTGTCACGGGACGAACCGCGGCTGAGGGCGGTGTTCTTGCAACTGCTGTTCGATCACGCGAACATCGGCGGCTTCAACGGCCTCTTCACCTCGGGCGAGGCGTTGCTGGCGCTGCGCCGCACCCTGATCGAGGCCGCCCGGCGCGAGATCGGCCCCGCGGTGCACGACGTGCTCATCACCGAATTGCTCAGACAGGAGAGTTGA
- a CDS encoding GspH/FimT family pseudopilin has product MPTSQAGRRTNPAPGRATAGFTLIELLVVVAIVSILSVGVGLTAGGAFRAGTDPAAQLAATVERARDRALLGQRLIGIEPRADGWQLRQRDAQGLWQDLGVAERTRGLTVGWQIAGRAAPARLTPPGTGQPPPILFAPDGGSTPFTAVLVTGAGRRACAAPAAGALTCG; this is encoded by the coding sequence ATGCCGACATCACAAGCTGGCAGGCGGACTAACCCGGCCCCGGGGCGCGCCACGGCAGGGTTCACCCTGATCGAACTGCTGGTTGTCGTGGCCATCGTGTCGATCCTGTCGGTGGGCGTCGGCCTGACGGCGGGCGGCGCGTTCCGTGCGGGCACCGATCCGGCCGCGCAACTGGCCGCGACGGTCGAGCGCGCTCGTGACCGTGCCCTGCTGGGCCAGCGTTTGATCGGGATCGAGCCGCGCGCCGATGGCTGGCAGTTGCGCCAGCGCGACGCGCAGGGGCTGTGGCAGGATCTCGGCGTCGCCGAACGGACGCGCGGGCTGACCGTCGGCTGGCAGATCGCCGGACGCGCCGCGCCGGCGCGTCTGACGCCACCGGGAACCGGCCAGCCGCCGCCTATCCTGTTCGCGCCCGACGGCGGCAGCACGCCCTTCACGGCGGTTCTGGTGACCGGCGCGGGCCGGCGCGCCTGCGCCGCGCCCGCCGCGGGGGCGCTGACATGCGGGTGA
- a CDS encoding prepilin peptidase produces the protein MLSLVVLMTLAGAAAGSFAALAAERLLRGEAVLWDRSRCRSCGTVLGARDLVPLIGYPLLRGRCRHCGARIPPALWQAELVGAAMGAAAGLMAPDPLRALLLAGWCWALLALAVADLRRFRLPDALLLVAAALALALALAGDGSGWPAWPERLGWALAGAACGGGAFWLVRRLYRWRTGRDGMGMGDVLLAGVLGLGLGPERLPMTVLLAALSALALAGLRAWRRSRPLHRLGRVPFGASLALAAVLMALFGEFVQFGTMP, from the coding sequence GTGCTGAGCCTGGTGGTGCTGATGACGCTGGCGGGCGCGGCGGCGGGATCTTTCGCCGCGCTGGCCGCTGAACGGTTGCTGCGCGGCGAGGCGGTGCTGTGGGACCGCTCGCGCTGCCGGTCGTGCGGCACCGTGCTGGGCGCGCGCGACCTGGTCCCGCTGATCGGCTATCCGCTGTTGCGCGGCCGCTGCCGGCACTGCGGCGCGCGCATCCCGCCGGCGCTGTGGCAGGCGGAACTGGTCGGCGCGGCGATGGGGGCCGCGGCGGGCCTGATGGCCCCCGACCCGCTGCGCGCGCTGCTGCTGGCAGGCTGGTGCTGGGCGCTGCTGGCGCTGGCGGTGGCCGATCTCAGGCGCTTTCGTCTGCCGGACGCGCTGCTGCTGGTGGCCGCGGCGCTGGCCCTGGCCCTGGCCCTGGCGGGCGACGGCAGCGGCTGGCCGGCCTGGCCCGAACGTCTGGGCTGGGCCCTGGCCGGCGCCGCCTGCGGGGGCGGGGCCTTCTGGCTGGTGCGCAGACTCTATCGCTGGCGCACGGGACGCGACGGCATGGGGATGGGCGACGTTCTGCTGGCGGGCGTTCTGGGCCTGGGCCTGGGCCCCGAGCGACTGCCGATGACGGTGCTGCTGGCAGCCCTGAGCGCGCTGGCGCTGGCCGGCCTGCGCGCCTGGCGCCGGTCGCGCCCCCTGCACCGGCTGGGCCGTGTGCCGTTTGGCGCCTCGCTGGCGCTCGCGGCCGTGCTGATGGCGCTTTTTGGGGAATTTGTGCAATTTGGAACAATGCCTTAA
- a CDS encoding glutamine synthetase: MLTLEGLQAAFDTGAIDTVVVAAVDMQGRLMGKRFHAAHFLDHGWQETHCCDYLLTVDMEMTPVPGYAAAGWDKGYGDYLVKPDLATLRPLPWLPGTALVLADLMDPATHADIAQSPRAILKRQIARARALGFQPMMATELEFFVFETPYAALRDRGPTGLVPISGYNEDYHIFQTTKEEPLMRALRNGLYGAGIPVENTKGEAEAGQAEINIRYAEALTCADHHAITKTAAKEIAHAQGQSVTFMAKYATDRAGSSAHVHQSLWTLDGRPAFRDPDAPLGMSGVMRHFLAGQLAHAADITLFLAPYVNSYKRFCPGLFAPTKAVWSVDNRTAGFRVCGAGTGAVRVECRIGGADLNPYTALAALLAAGLDGIERRLPLGPAQTGDAYAAQGVPEIPATLREAAGIADASDWLRGALGDDVVDHYVHAARWEIAEADRAVTDWDLKRGLERA; the protein is encoded by the coding sequence ATGTTGACACTCGAGGGATTGCAGGCGGCCTTTGACACGGGCGCGATCGACACCGTCGTGGTCGCTGCCGTGGACATGCAGGGCCGATTGATGGGCAAACGGTTCCACGCAGCCCATTTCCTGGACCATGGCTGGCAGGAAACCCATTGCTGCGACTATCTGCTCACCGTGGACATGGAGATGACCCCGGTGCCAGGCTATGCCGCCGCCGGTTGGGACAAGGGGTATGGCGACTATCTGGTGAAACCCGATCTGGCCACGCTGCGCCCGCTGCCCTGGCTGCCCGGCACGGCGCTGGTGCTGGCCGATCTCATGGACCCCGCCACGCACGCCGACATCGCGCAATCCCCCCGCGCAATCCTGAAGCGTCAGATCGCGCGGGCGAGGGCGCTGGGGTTCCAGCCGATGATGGCGACCGAGCTTGAATTCTTCGTGTTCGAGACCCCGTATGCCGCGCTGCGCGACCGGGGCCCCACCGGGCTGGTGCCGATCTCGGGCTACAACGAGGATTACCACATCTTCCAGACGACCAAGGAAGAGCCGCTGATGCGCGCGCTGCGAAACGGGCTCTATGGGGCGGGGATCCCGGTCGAGAACACCAAGGGCGAGGCCGAGGCCGGCCAGGCCGAGATCAACATCCGCTATGCCGAGGCCCTGACCTGCGCCGATCACCATGCGATCACCAAGACCGCCGCCAAGGAAATCGCCCATGCGCAGGGCCAATCGGTAACTTTCATGGCGAAATATGCGACCGACCGGGCAGGGTCTTCGGCGCATGTCCATCAATCGCTGTGGACGCTGGACGGGCGGCCCGCGTTTCGCGACCCCGACGCGCCGCTGGGCATGTCCGGCGTGATGCGGCATTTTCTGGCCGGGCAACTGGCCCATGCAGCGGACATCACCCTGTTCCTGGCGCCCTATGTCAACAGCTACAAACGGTTCTGCCCCGGGCTCTTTGCGCCGACAAAGGCGGTGTGGTCGGTGGACAACCGCACCGCAGGGTTCCGGGTCTGCGGGGCCGGAACCGGCGCGGTGCGGGTGGAATGCCGGATCGGAGGCGCGGACCTGAACCCCTATACCGCCTTGGCCGCCCTGCTGGCGGCGGGGCTGGACGGGATCGAGCGGCGCCTGCCGCTGGGCCCCGCGCAGACCGGCGACGCCTATGCCGCGCAAGGCGTCCCCGAGATTCCCGCCACCCTGCGCGAGGCGGCCGGAATTGCCGACGCGTCGGACTGGTTGCGCGGCGCGCTGGGCGATGACGTGGTCGATCACTACGTCCACGCGGCGCGCTGGGAAATCGCCGAAGCCGACCGCGCCGTCACCGATTGGGATCTCAAGCGCGGGCTGGAGCGGGCCTGA
- a CDS encoding flagellar hook-basal body complex protein, with the protein MDNAGYTQITRQSGLLRELQAIANNIANISTSGFRREGIVFSEYVRRLDRQEDTLSMAAANAHQTYLTQGGLTMTGGALDLAIEGEGFFTIETPQGQAYTRAGHFTPNAAGELVTVDGLRLLDSGGAPVFVPADAGPVAVSRDGTISAGGQPLAQLGLVVPDDPSELRRSTGVLHEINGETRPVAEPVILQGFLEDSNVNPITEMARMIEVQRAYEAGQKFLDREDERIRNVVSTLGR; encoded by the coding sequence ATGGACAACGCGGGCTACACGCAGATCACCCGGCAATCCGGTCTCCTGCGCGAATTGCAGGCGATCGCCAACAATATCGCCAACATCTCGACCTCGGGTTTCCGGCGCGAAGGGATCGTGTTCTCGGAATACGTCCGGCGCCTGGATCGGCAGGAGGACACGCTGTCGATGGCCGCCGCCAACGCGCATCAGACCTATCTGACGCAGGGCGGGCTGACGATGACCGGCGGCGCGCTGGATCTGGCGATCGAGGGCGAGGGTTTCTTCACCATCGAGACCCCGCAGGGCCAGGCCTATACGCGCGCCGGGCACTTCACCCCGAATGCCGCCGGCGAACTTGTGACGGTGGACGGCCTGCGGTTGCTCGATTCGGGGGGCGCGCCGGTCTTCGTGCCGGCCGATGCGGGCCCGGTCGCGGTGTCGCGCGATGGCACGATCTCGGCTGGCGGGCAGCCGCTTGCCCAACTGGGCCTTGTGGTGCCGGACGATCCGTCCGAACTGCGCCGCTCGACCGGCGTCCTGCACGAGATCAACGGCGAGACCCGGCCCGTGGCCGAGCCCGTCATCCTCCAGGGCTTTCTGGAGGATTCGAATGTCAACCCGATCACCGAGATGGCGCGCATGATCGAGGTCCAGCGCGCCTATGAGGCCGGGCAGAAATTCCTGGACCGCGAGGATGAGCGCATCCGCAACGTGGTCTCAACCCTCGGCCGATAG
- the flgG gene encoding flagellar basal-body rod protein FlgG, which yields MRALQIAATGMSAQQMRVDTVANNLANMSTTGYNARRAEFADLHYQQHTRAGTISAADGTIVPTGVQLGLGARPASVAMMVQQGVVTATGGDLDVAIEGRGWLEVTLPDGRAAYTRDGGLKRNGEGLIVTSDGYEVAPGLTIPVDATQISINAQGEVWAYFADRVTPERLGQLTLAGFTNERGLEALGSNLFVETEASGPALASVPGQDGLGTLRQGYLEESSVDPVRELTEMIKAQRGYELNAKVITAADQMLAATTQVR from the coding sequence ATGCGTGCCCTTCAGATTGCCGCCACCGGCATGAGCGCCCAGCAGATGCGGGTCGATACCGTGGCGAACAACCTCGCCAACATGTCCACCACCGGCTACAACGCCCGCCGCGCCGAATTCGCCGATCTGCACTATCAGCAGCACACCCGCGCCGGCACGATCAGCGCCGCCGATGGCACCATCGTGCCCACCGGCGTGCAACTGGGGCTGGGCGCGCGCCCGGCCTCGGTCGCGATGATGGTGCAGCAAGGCGTCGTCACGGCGACCGGCGGCGATCTCGATGTCGCGATCGAGGGGCGCGGCTGGCTGGAGGTGACGTTGCCGGACGGTCGCGCGGCCTATACCCGGGACGGCGGGCTGAAACGCAACGGCGAGGGGCTGATCGTCACCTCGGATGGCTACGAAGTCGCGCCCGGCCTGACGATTCCCGTCGATGCGACGCAGATATCGATCAACGCGCAAGGCGAGGTCTGGGCCTATTTCGCCGACCGCGTCACGCCGGAACGGCTGGGGCAACTGACGCTGGCCGGCTTCACCAACGAACGCGGCCTCGAGGCGCTGGGATCCAACCTGTTCGTCGAGACCGAGGCCTCGGGCCCGGCGCTGGCCTCGGTGCCCGGACAGGACGGTCTGGGCACGCTGCGCCAGGGCTATCTCGAGGAAAGCTCGGTCGATCCGGTGCGCGAACTGACCGAAATGATCAAGGCCCAGCGCGGCTATGAACTGAACGCCAAGGTCATCACCGCCGCCGACCAGATGCTGGCGGCCACCACGCAGGTGCGGTGA
- the gspG gene encoding type II secretion system major pseudopilin GspG, producing MTTSIRRAARHAQARRLRRDAGLTLIELMVVVVILALLAVVIVPRVIDRPDQARAARAQSDIAAIASALNLYRLDTGAYPSTEQGLAALVTRPNPAPANWADGGYLERVPQDPWGHPYLYLAPGVHGAFDIVSQGADGESGGSGADADITSWQAD from the coding sequence ATGACGACAAGTATTCGCAGGGCGGCGCGGCACGCGCAAGCGCGGCGGCTCAGGCGCGACGCGGGGCTGACGCTGATCGAACTGATGGTCGTGGTGGTGATTCTGGCCCTTCTGGCGGTGGTCATCGTGCCGCGCGTCATCGACCGCCCCGATCAGGCGCGCGCGGCGCGGGCGCAGTCGGACATCGCGGCGATTGCCTCGGCGCTGAACCTCTACCGGCTGGATACGGGCGCCTACCCCAGCACCGAACAGGGGCTGGCGGCCCTGGTCACCCGGCCCAATCCGGCGCCCGCGAACTGGGCCGACGGCGGCTATCTCGAGCGCGTGCCGCAAGATCCCTGGGGCCACCCCTATCTCTACCTCGCGCCCGGCGTACACGGGGCTTTCGACATCGTGAGCCAGGGCGCCGACGGCGAAAGCGGAGGCAGCGGCGCGGATGCCGACATCACAAGCTGGCAGGCGGACTAA